The following are encoded together in the Flavobacterium sp. TR2 genome:
- a CDS encoding YybH family protein → MNRFSFIFLLFAIGVFAQESKTDSIARKQIEAYNASFEAAFVKGNQEDLIKAYTDQSIFMPEHSRQRTGTKEIQAFYKQWLSQAKIASYQKTIVEIQNLGNYILEIGTFAENLNVNEQKPFSYSGKYSVLWKKSSNRKLPLTIAAEIWGASSYFDDKNIPNIDDSAILPTTAYIPSDKLTSEVKERNNTIKKLVQNRQGAEHAKMFMPDAMYLTYYTPILSGEKEITDYFTEHEKPGTLRIEQISIQTSNIIFAREAIVEFGFYNVDWRDGESSGNVKGKSINVWKKNNEGELLLFRQMVNHD, encoded by the coding sequence ATGAATAGGTTTAGCTTTATCTTTTTACTTTTTGCCATTGGTGTTTTTGCTCAAGAAAGCAAAACAGATTCGATTGCTAGAAAGCAGATTGAAGCGTATAATGCTTCATTTGAAGCCGCTTTTGTAAAAGGAAATCAGGAGGATTTAATAAAAGCGTATACCGACCAATCTATCTTTATGCCTGAACACAGCAGGCAGCGAACAGGGACAAAAGAGATTCAAGCGTTTTATAAGCAATGGCTGAGTCAGGCGAAAATTGCTTCTTATCAAAAAACTATTGTAGAGATACAAAATCTCGGAAATTACATTTTAGAAATTGGGACTTTTGCTGAAAACCTAAACGTAAACGAACAAAAGCCTTTTTCTTATTCTGGAAAGTATTCAGTTCTCTGGAAGAAGTCTTCCAACAGAAAACTGCCCTTGACGATTGCGGCTGAAATTTGGGGCGCATCCAGTTATTTTGATGATAAAAACATTCCGAATATAGATGACAGTGCCATCCTGCCAACCACAGCATATATTCCGTCTGACAAATTAACTTCTGAGGTAAAAGAAAGAAACAATACCATTAAAAAACTGGTTCAAAATAGGCAAGGAGCAGAGCACGCCAAAATGTTTATGCCAGATGCAATGTATTTAACCTATTATACGCCAATTCTTTCTGGCGAAAAAGAAATTACAGACTATTTTACAGAACATGAAAAACCAGGTACGCTGCGCATTGAACAAATTTCAATTCAGACTTCGAATATTATCTTCGCACGGGAAGCCATTGTAGAATTTGGCTTTTATAACGTGGATTGGCGAGATGGCGAGAGCAGCGGAAATGTGAAAGGAAAAAGCATAAATGTGTGGAAGAAAAATAATGAAGGAGAATTGCTGCTTTTTCGTCAGATGGTAAATCATGATTAA
- a CDS encoding tetratricopeptide repeat protein encodes MSKSDWERAVKYIELAETEAKKTEKPNEILAKVYTAAGNIYDSKDVLDVALQYYLKAYDIYKEKNSAAEITSAENNLAILYAKSNNQEKALKFFLNVYKYQKTKKDSIKLVKILNNIGTIYLDKNADSSLHYYQKAQLITDKLRNNTLTVYIYTNLARAYKAKKDKKNADLYFEKAFSLVESNIDNSLKSFVYESLSEYNMEENKFDAAIANAKKAFEFNKDKPFGFSNMRLNKMLYVAYLKKADYKNAVYYFQEYNKISDSINIEQKAVNLERIRLEQDYKVRSQIRTLVEEKTRFKYYVVGLILVVGILVLIILLIRYRNKHIKNQLEQEKLKAKQQELKQSLEAKNMVLVGKAMSEIHRTDNINEILNDLKKIRLKTASKEMQQAIDIVLKRLEKDLNTDIWKEFEISFEQVHKSFFDKLTVDYPTLTPKERRLCALLYLDLTTKEISQITGQSFKSIENARTRLRKKFDLTNEKVNLSTYLNSFKPENM; translated from the coding sequence TTGAGCAAGAGCGACTGGGAACGGGCCGTCAAATACATAGAATTGGCTGAAACCGAAGCCAAGAAAACGGAAAAACCAAACGAAATTTTGGCCAAAGTATATACTGCTGCGGGAAATATTTACGATTCAAAAGATGTTTTGGATGTGGCGCTGCAATATTATTTAAAGGCTTATGATATTTATAAAGAAAAAAACAGCGCTGCAGAAATTACCAGCGCCGAAAATAATCTTGCCATTTTGTATGCAAAAAGCAATAATCAGGAAAAAGCCCTAAAATTTTTCTTGAATGTCTATAAATATCAGAAAACCAAAAAAGATTCGATTAAACTGGTTAAGATTCTAAACAACATTGGCACCATCTATCTCGACAAAAATGCCGATTCTTCTTTGCACTATTATCAGAAAGCGCAACTGATAACCGATAAACTACGAAATAACACTTTGACGGTATACATTTATACTAATTTGGCAAGAGCCTATAAGGCAAAGAAAGACAAGAAGAATGCCGATCTTTATTTTGAAAAGGCTTTTTCTTTGGTGGAGTCTAATATTGATAATTCGCTAAAATCATTTGTATACGAGTCTCTTTCAGAGTATAATATGGAAGAGAATAAATTTGATGCTGCTATTGCAAATGCAAAAAAGGCTTTTGAATTTAATAAAGATAAGCCTTTTGGTTTCTCGAATATGCGATTGAATAAAATGCTTTATGTGGCCTATCTTAAAAAAGCTGATTATAAGAATGCGGTTTATTATTTTCAGGAATACAACAAAATTAGCGACAGCATTAATATTGAACAGAAAGCTGTAAATCTGGAAAGAATACGGCTAGAACAAGATTACAAAGTAAGAAGCCAGATTAGGACATTAGTCGAAGAAAAAACTAGGTTTAAATATTATGTTGTCGGATTAATATTGGTGGTCGGAATATTAGTGCTCATTATTTTATTAATCAGATATCGCAATAAGCATATCAAAAATCAGCTTGAGCAGGAGAAATTAAAAGCAAAACAGCAAGAACTCAAACAAAGCCTTGAAGCTAAAAATATGGTTTTGGTAGGCAAAGCGATGTCTGAAATTCACCGCACCGATAATATCAATGAAATCTTGAACGATCTTAAAAAGATCAGACTTAAAACGGCCAGTAAAGAAATGCAGCAGGCAATTGACATTGTTTTAAAACGTCTGGAAAAAGATTTGAATACTGATATCTGGAAAGAATTTGAGATAAGTTTTGAGCAGGTTCATAAATCTTTCTTCGACAAATTAACCGTCGATTACCCGACACTTACTCCAAAAGAGCGACGACTTTGTGCGCTGTTATATTTGGATTTGACTACAAAAGAGATTTCGCAAATTACGGGGCAGTCATTTAAATCGATAGAAAATGCTCGAACCAGACTTCGAAAAAAGTTTGATTTGACCAATGAAAAAGTAAATCTTTCCACTTATCTGAATAGTTTTAAGCCTGAAAATATGTAA